Proteins encoded in a region of the Globicephala melas chromosome 1, mGloMel1.2, whole genome shotgun sequence genome:
- the MAP7D1 gene encoding MAP7 domain-containing protein 1 isoform X1, which translates to MESGSRSEPGAGAAPDVAARTPPEPRPSPEGDPSPPPPPPPMSALVPDTPPDTPPAMKNTTGPKQLPLEPESPPELVGPRPAPKQEESPFSEVKIRGPTPPATGPRDARPPRRSSQPSPTAGSAADSPPAKQDAKKAGERHKLAKERREERAKYLAAKKAVWLEKEEKAKVLREKQLQERRRRLEEQRLKAEQRRAALEERQRQKLEKNKERYEAAIQRSVKKTWAEIRQQRWSWAGALHHSSPGRKPSGSRCSVSAVNLPKHVDSIINKRLSKSSATLWNSPSRNRSLQLSPWESSIVDRLMTPTLSFLARSRSAVTLPRNGRDQGRGHGPGRAPSRGGTGASLVSRPRPDRAHPSAAVPVCPRSASASPLTPCSAPRSGHRCAPAGERRKASAGGSPAPARLRPEASLVQKKEKKDKERENEKEKSALARERSLKKRQSLPASPRARLSTGNAEFSPKSKARPSSPSTSWHRPASPCLSPGPGHALPPKPPSPRGTTASPKGRVRRKDEAKETLSVAGPEDKNQSKGKALDEKEPAAPASPAPSPVPSPTPAQPQEEQPTEIPADTAVLTSPPAPAPLVTPGKPMAGTTDREEATRLLAEKRRQAREQREREEQERRLQAERDKRMREEQLAREAEARAEREAEARRREEQEAREKAQAEQEELERLQKQKEEAEARSREEAERQRLEREKHFQREEQERQERKKRLEEIMKRTRKSEAAETKQKQDRKEAKANNSSPGIDPVKAMEARSSGLQKEAVQKEELAPQEPQWSLPNKESPGSLVNGLQPLPAHQENGFSPKGSSGDKSLGRTPEALLPFAEAEAFLKKAVVQAPQVTEVL; encoded by the exons ATGGAGAGCGGCTCACGTTCGGAGCCCGGTGCCGGCGCAGCCCCAG ATGTGGCAGCCAGGACCCCTCCAGAGCCAAGACCTTCTCCAGAAGGTGACCCCTCCCCGCCGCCGCCACCACCACCGATGTCAGCCCTGGTGCCCGACACTCCCCCGGACACCCCTCCCGCCATGAAGAACACCACTGGCCCTAAGCAGCTCCCACTGGAACCAGAAAGCCCCCCAGAGCTGGTAGGGCCTAGGCCAGCCCCGAAGCAGGAAGAGTCCCCTTTCTCAGAAGTGAAGATCAGGGGACCCACCCCACCAGCCACAGGCCCACGGGATGCCAGGCCTCCTCGAAGGAGCAGCCAGCCATCCCCAACAGCAGGGTCAGCGGCCGACAGCCCTCCTGCGAAGCAAG ATGCAAAGAAGGCAGGAGAGAGACACAAGCTGGCGAAGGAGCGGAGGGAAGAGCGGGCCAAGTACCTGG CGGCCAAGAAGGCGGTGTggctggagaaggaggagaaggccaAGGTGCTGCGGGAGAAGCAGCTCCAGGAGCGCCGGCGGCGGCTGGAGGAGCAGCGGCTCAAAGCCGAGCAGCGCCGAGCAGCCCTGGAGGAGCGGCAGCGGCAGAAACTGGAGAAGAACAAG GAGCGATATGAAGCAGCCATCCAGCGGTCAGTGAAGAAGACGTGGGCTGAAATCCGGCAGCAGCGCTGGTCCTGGGCAGGGGCCCTGCACCACAGCTCCCCAGGACGGAAGCCCA GTGGGAGCAGGTGCTCCGTGTCGGCAGTAAACCTGCCCAAACACGTGGACTCTATAATCAACAAGCGGCTCTCAAAGTCCTCTGCCACGCTCTGGAACTCCCCCAGTAGAA ATCGCAGCCTGCAGCTGAGCCCATGGGAGAGCAGCATTGTGGACCGTCTGATGACGcccaccctctccttcctggCACGGAGTCGCAGTGCAGTCACCCTGCCCCGAAACGGCCGGGACCAGGGTAGGGGCCACGGTCCTGGGAGAGCCCCCTCGAGAGGCGGGACAGGGGCCAGCCTCGTGAGTAGGCCACGCCCCGACCGCGCTCATCCCTCCGCAGCCGTGCCCGTGTGCCCTCGCTCGGCCTCCGCCAGCCCCCTGACGCCGTGCAGCGCCCCCCGAAGCGGGCACCGCTGCGCCCCCGCCGGGGAGCGCCGCAAGGCCAGCGCCGGGGGCAGCCCTGCCCCGGCACGCCTCCGGCCCGAGGCTTCGCTG GtgcagaaaaaggagaagaaggacaAGGAGCGGGAAAACGAGAAGGAGAAgagtgccctggcccgggagcgCAGCCTCAAGAAGCGCCAGTCGCTGCCGGCCTCTCCGCGCGCGCGCCTCTCCACTGGCAACGCGGAGTTCAG tcccAAATCCAAGGCCCGGCCATCCTCTCCCTCCACATCCTGGCACAGGCCTgcctctccctgcctcagcccaGGGCCAGGTCATGCTCTGCCCCCAAAACCACCGTCCCCCCGAGGTACCACTGCATCACCCAAGGGGCGGGTTCGGAGGAAGGATGAGGCAAAGGAGACCCTCAGTGTGGCGGGGCCTGAGGACAAGAACCAGAGCAAGGGCAAGGCACTTGACGAGAAGGAGCCTGCAGCCCCAGCCTCACCCGCACCCTCGCCTGTGccctcacccaccccagcccagccccaggaggAGCAGCCCACAGAGATCCCTGCAG ATACAGCAGTCTTgacctcacccccagcccctgctcccctGGTGACCCCTGGCAAACCGATGGCTGGCACGACGGACCGAGAAGAGGCCACTAGGCTCCTGGCTGAGAAGCGGCGCCAGGCCCGGGAGCAGCGGGAGCGCGAGGAACAGGAGCGGAGGCTGCAGGCAGAAAGGGACAA GCGAATGCGAGAGGAGCAGCTGGCTCGGGAGGCCGAGGCCCGGGCAGAGCGGGAGGCGGAGGCCAGGAGGCGGGAGGAGCAGGAGGCCCGGGAGAAGGCTCAGGCGGAGCAGGAGGAACTGGAGCGGCTGCAGAAGCAG AAAGAGGAGGCCGAAGCTCGATCCCGAGAAGAAGCGGAGCGGCAGCGTCTGGAGCGAGAAAAGCACTTCCAGCGCGAAGAGCAGGAGCGGCAGGAGCGCAAAAAG CGCCTGGAGGAAATCATGAAGAGGACTCGGAAGTCAGAAGCTGCTGAAACCAAG CAGAAGCAGGACAGAAAGGAGGCAAAGGCCAACAATTCCAGCCCAG GGATAGACCCTGTGAAAGCCATGGAGGCTCGGTCTTCTGGGCTGCAGAAGGAGGCTGTGCAGAAAGAGGAGCTGGCCCCCCAGGAGCCTCAGTGGAG CCTGCCAAACAAGGAGTCGCCGGGGTCCCTGGTGAATGGCCTGCAGCCTCTCCCAGCGCACCAGGAGAATGGCTTCTCCCCTAAGGGATCCTCTGGGGACAAGAGTCTGGGCCGAACTCCAGAGGCACTCCTGCCCTTCGCAGAGGCAGAAGCCTTCCTCAAGAAAGCTGTGGTGCAGGCCCCGCAGGTCACAG AAGTCCTTTAA
- the MAP7D1 gene encoding MAP7 domain-containing protein 1 isoform X6, whose amino-acid sequence MESGSRSEPGAGAAPDVAARTPPEPRPSPEGDPSPPPPPPPMSALVPDTPPDTPPAMKNTTGPKQLPLEPESPPELVGPRPAPKQEESPFSEVKIRGPTPPATGPRDARPPRRSSQPSPTAGSAADSPPAKQDAKKAGERHKLAKERREERAKYLAAKKAVWLEKEEKAKVLREKQLQERRRRLEEQRLKAEQRRAALEERQRQKLEKNKERYEAAIQRSVKKTWAEIRQQRWSWAGALHHSSPGRKPNRSLQLSPWESSIVDRLMTPTLSFLARSRSAVTLPRNGRDQGRGHGPGRAPSRGGTGASLVSRPRPDRAHPSAAVPVCPRSASASPLTPCSAPRSGHRCAPAGERRKASAGGSPAPARLRPEASLVQKKEKKDKERENEKEKSALARERSLKKRQSLPASPRARLSTGNAEFSPKSKARPSSPSTSWHRPASPCLSPGPGHALPPKPPSPRGTTASPKGRVRRKDEAKETLSVAGPEDKNQSKGKALDEKEPAAPASPAPSPVPSPTPAQPQEEQPTEIPADTAVLTSPPAPAPLVTPGKPMAGTTDREEATRLLAEKRRQAREQREREEQERRLQAERDKRMREEQLAREAEARAEREAEARRREEQEAREKAQAEQEELERLQKQKEEAEARSREEAERQRLEREKHFQREEQERQERKKRLEEIMKRTRKSEAAETKKQDRKEAKANNSSPGIDPVKAMEARSSGLQKEAVQKEELAPQEPQWSLPNKESPGSLVNGLQPLPAHQENGFSPKGSSGDKSLGRTPEALLPFAEAEAFLKKAVVQAPQVTEVL is encoded by the exons ATGGAGAGCGGCTCACGTTCGGAGCCCGGTGCCGGCGCAGCCCCAG ATGTGGCAGCCAGGACCCCTCCAGAGCCAAGACCTTCTCCAGAAGGTGACCCCTCCCCGCCGCCGCCACCACCACCGATGTCAGCCCTGGTGCCCGACACTCCCCCGGACACCCCTCCCGCCATGAAGAACACCACTGGCCCTAAGCAGCTCCCACTGGAACCAGAAAGCCCCCCAGAGCTGGTAGGGCCTAGGCCAGCCCCGAAGCAGGAAGAGTCCCCTTTCTCAGAAGTGAAGATCAGGGGACCCACCCCACCAGCCACAGGCCCACGGGATGCCAGGCCTCCTCGAAGGAGCAGCCAGCCATCCCCAACAGCAGGGTCAGCGGCCGACAGCCCTCCTGCGAAGCAAG ATGCAAAGAAGGCAGGAGAGAGACACAAGCTGGCGAAGGAGCGGAGGGAAGAGCGGGCCAAGTACCTGG CGGCCAAGAAGGCGGTGTggctggagaaggaggagaaggccaAGGTGCTGCGGGAGAAGCAGCTCCAGGAGCGCCGGCGGCGGCTGGAGGAGCAGCGGCTCAAAGCCGAGCAGCGCCGAGCAGCCCTGGAGGAGCGGCAGCGGCAGAAACTGGAGAAGAACAAG GAGCGATATGAAGCAGCCATCCAGCGGTCAGTGAAGAAGACGTGGGCTGAAATCCGGCAGCAGCGCTGGTCCTGGGCAGGGGCCCTGCACCACAGCTCCCCAGGACGGAAGCCCA ATCGCAGCCTGCAGCTGAGCCCATGGGAGAGCAGCATTGTGGACCGTCTGATGACGcccaccctctccttcctggCACGGAGTCGCAGTGCAGTCACCCTGCCCCGAAACGGCCGGGACCAGGGTAGGGGCCACGGTCCTGGGAGAGCCCCCTCGAGAGGCGGGACAGGGGCCAGCCTCGTGAGTAGGCCACGCCCCGACCGCGCTCATCCCTCCGCAGCCGTGCCCGTGTGCCCTCGCTCGGCCTCCGCCAGCCCCCTGACGCCGTGCAGCGCCCCCCGAAGCGGGCACCGCTGCGCCCCCGCCGGGGAGCGCCGCAAGGCCAGCGCCGGGGGCAGCCCTGCCCCGGCACGCCTCCGGCCCGAGGCTTCGCTG GtgcagaaaaaggagaagaaggacaAGGAGCGGGAAAACGAGAAGGAGAAgagtgccctggcccgggagcgCAGCCTCAAGAAGCGCCAGTCGCTGCCGGCCTCTCCGCGCGCGCGCCTCTCCACTGGCAACGCGGAGTTCAG tcccAAATCCAAGGCCCGGCCATCCTCTCCCTCCACATCCTGGCACAGGCCTgcctctccctgcctcagcccaGGGCCAGGTCATGCTCTGCCCCCAAAACCACCGTCCCCCCGAGGTACCACTGCATCACCCAAGGGGCGGGTTCGGAGGAAGGATGAGGCAAAGGAGACCCTCAGTGTGGCGGGGCCTGAGGACAAGAACCAGAGCAAGGGCAAGGCACTTGACGAGAAGGAGCCTGCAGCCCCAGCCTCACCCGCACCCTCGCCTGTGccctcacccaccccagcccagccccaggaggAGCAGCCCACAGAGATCCCTGCAG ATACAGCAGTCTTgacctcacccccagcccctgctcccctGGTGACCCCTGGCAAACCGATGGCTGGCACGACGGACCGAGAAGAGGCCACTAGGCTCCTGGCTGAGAAGCGGCGCCAGGCCCGGGAGCAGCGGGAGCGCGAGGAACAGGAGCGGAGGCTGCAGGCAGAAAGGGACAA GCGAATGCGAGAGGAGCAGCTGGCTCGGGAGGCCGAGGCCCGGGCAGAGCGGGAGGCGGAGGCCAGGAGGCGGGAGGAGCAGGAGGCCCGGGAGAAGGCTCAGGCGGAGCAGGAGGAACTGGAGCGGCTGCAGAAGCAG AAAGAGGAGGCCGAAGCTCGATCCCGAGAAGAAGCGGAGCGGCAGCGTCTGGAGCGAGAAAAGCACTTCCAGCGCGAAGAGCAGGAGCGGCAGGAGCGCAAAAAG CGCCTGGAGGAAATCATGAAGAGGACTCGGAAGTCAGAAGCTGCTGAAACCAAG AAGCAGGACAGAAAGGAGGCAAAGGCCAACAATTCCAGCCCAG GGATAGACCCTGTGAAAGCCATGGAGGCTCGGTCTTCTGGGCTGCAGAAGGAGGCTGTGCAGAAAGAGGAGCTGGCCCCCCAGGAGCCTCAGTGGAG CCTGCCAAACAAGGAGTCGCCGGGGTCCCTGGTGAATGGCCTGCAGCCTCTCCCAGCGCACCAGGAGAATGGCTTCTCCCCTAAGGGATCCTCTGGGGACAAGAGTCTGGGCCGAACTCCAGAGGCACTCCTGCCCTTCGCAGAGGCAGAAGCCTTCCTCAAGAAAGCTGTGGTGCAGGCCCCGCAGGTCACAG AAGTCCTTTAA
- the MAP7D1 gene encoding MAP7 domain-containing protein 1 isoform X5 — protein sequence MESGSRSEPGAGAAPDVAARTPPEPRPSPEGDPSPPPPPPPMSALVPDTPPDTPPAMKNTTGPKQLPLEPESPPELVGPRPAPKQEESPFSEVKIRGPTPPATGPRDARPPRRSSQPSPTAGSAADSPPAKQDAKKAGERHKLAKERREERAKYLAAKKAVWLEKEEKAKVLREKQLQERRRRLEEQRLKAEQRRAALEERQRQKLEKNKERYEAAIQRSVKKTWAEIRQQRWSWAGALHHSSPGRKPSGSRCSVSAVNLPKHVDSIINKRLSKSSATLWNSPSRNRSLQLSPWESSIVDRLMTPTLSFLARSRSAVTLPRNGRDQAVPVCPRSASASPLTPCSAPRSGHRCAPAGERRKASAGGSPAPARLRPEASLVQKKEKKDKERENEKEKSALARERSLKKRQSLPASPRARLSTGNAEFSPKSKARPSSPSTSWHRPASPCLSPGPGHALPPKPPSPRGTTASPKGRVRRKDEAKETLSVAGPEDKNQSKGKALDEKEPAAPASPAPSPVPSPTPAQPQEEQPTEIPADTAVLTSPPAPAPLVTPGKPMAGTTDREEATRLLAEKRRQAREQREREEQERRLQAERDKRMREEQLAREAEARAEREAEARRREEQEAREKAQAEQEELERLQKQKEEAEARSREEAERQRLEREKHFQREEQERQERKKRLEEIMKRTRKSEAAETKKQDRKEAKANNSSPGIDPVKAMEARSSGLQKEAVQKEELAPQEPQWSLPNKESPGSLVNGLQPLPAHQENGFSPKGSSGDKSLGRTPEALLPFAEAEAFLKKAVVQAPQVTEVL from the exons ATGGAGAGCGGCTCACGTTCGGAGCCCGGTGCCGGCGCAGCCCCAG ATGTGGCAGCCAGGACCCCTCCAGAGCCAAGACCTTCTCCAGAAGGTGACCCCTCCCCGCCGCCGCCACCACCACCGATGTCAGCCCTGGTGCCCGACACTCCCCCGGACACCCCTCCCGCCATGAAGAACACCACTGGCCCTAAGCAGCTCCCACTGGAACCAGAAAGCCCCCCAGAGCTGGTAGGGCCTAGGCCAGCCCCGAAGCAGGAAGAGTCCCCTTTCTCAGAAGTGAAGATCAGGGGACCCACCCCACCAGCCACAGGCCCACGGGATGCCAGGCCTCCTCGAAGGAGCAGCCAGCCATCCCCAACAGCAGGGTCAGCGGCCGACAGCCCTCCTGCGAAGCAAG ATGCAAAGAAGGCAGGAGAGAGACACAAGCTGGCGAAGGAGCGGAGGGAAGAGCGGGCCAAGTACCTGG CGGCCAAGAAGGCGGTGTggctggagaaggaggagaaggccaAGGTGCTGCGGGAGAAGCAGCTCCAGGAGCGCCGGCGGCGGCTGGAGGAGCAGCGGCTCAAAGCCGAGCAGCGCCGAGCAGCCCTGGAGGAGCGGCAGCGGCAGAAACTGGAGAAGAACAAG GAGCGATATGAAGCAGCCATCCAGCGGTCAGTGAAGAAGACGTGGGCTGAAATCCGGCAGCAGCGCTGGTCCTGGGCAGGGGCCCTGCACCACAGCTCCCCAGGACGGAAGCCCA GTGGGAGCAGGTGCTCCGTGTCGGCAGTAAACCTGCCCAAACACGTGGACTCTATAATCAACAAGCGGCTCTCAAAGTCCTCTGCCACGCTCTGGAACTCCCCCAGTAGAA ATCGCAGCCTGCAGCTGAGCCCATGGGAGAGCAGCATTGTGGACCGTCTGATGACGcccaccctctccttcctggCACGGAGTCGCAGTGCAGTCACCCTGCCCCGAAACGGCCGGGACCAGG CCGTGCCCGTGTGCCCTCGCTCGGCCTCCGCCAGCCCCCTGACGCCGTGCAGCGCCCCCCGAAGCGGGCACCGCTGCGCCCCCGCCGGGGAGCGCCGCAAGGCCAGCGCCGGGGGCAGCCCTGCCCCGGCACGCCTCCGGCCCGAGGCTTCGCTG GtgcagaaaaaggagaagaaggacaAGGAGCGGGAAAACGAGAAGGAGAAgagtgccctggcccgggagcgCAGCCTCAAGAAGCGCCAGTCGCTGCCGGCCTCTCCGCGCGCGCGCCTCTCCACTGGCAACGCGGAGTTCAG tcccAAATCCAAGGCCCGGCCATCCTCTCCCTCCACATCCTGGCACAGGCCTgcctctccctgcctcagcccaGGGCCAGGTCATGCTCTGCCCCCAAAACCACCGTCCCCCCGAGGTACCACTGCATCACCCAAGGGGCGGGTTCGGAGGAAGGATGAGGCAAAGGAGACCCTCAGTGTGGCGGGGCCTGAGGACAAGAACCAGAGCAAGGGCAAGGCACTTGACGAGAAGGAGCCTGCAGCCCCAGCCTCACCCGCACCCTCGCCTGTGccctcacccaccccagcccagccccaggaggAGCAGCCCACAGAGATCCCTGCAG ATACAGCAGTCTTgacctcacccccagcccctgctcccctGGTGACCCCTGGCAAACCGATGGCTGGCACGACGGACCGAGAAGAGGCCACTAGGCTCCTGGCTGAGAAGCGGCGCCAGGCCCGGGAGCAGCGGGAGCGCGAGGAACAGGAGCGGAGGCTGCAGGCAGAAAGGGACAA GCGAATGCGAGAGGAGCAGCTGGCTCGGGAGGCCGAGGCCCGGGCAGAGCGGGAGGCGGAGGCCAGGAGGCGGGAGGAGCAGGAGGCCCGGGAGAAGGCTCAGGCGGAGCAGGAGGAACTGGAGCGGCTGCAGAAGCAG AAAGAGGAGGCCGAAGCTCGATCCCGAGAAGAAGCGGAGCGGCAGCGTCTGGAGCGAGAAAAGCACTTCCAGCGCGAAGAGCAGGAGCGGCAGGAGCGCAAAAAG CGCCTGGAGGAAATCATGAAGAGGACTCGGAAGTCAGAAGCTGCTGAAACCAAG AAGCAGGACAGAAAGGAGGCAAAGGCCAACAATTCCAGCCCAG GGATAGACCCTGTGAAAGCCATGGAGGCTCGGTCTTCTGGGCTGCAGAAGGAGGCTGTGCAGAAAGAGGAGCTGGCCCCCCAGGAGCCTCAGTGGAG CCTGCCAAACAAGGAGTCGCCGGGGTCCCTGGTGAATGGCCTGCAGCCTCTCCCAGCGCACCAGGAGAATGGCTTCTCCCCTAAGGGATCCTCTGGGGACAAGAGTCTGGGCCGAACTCCAGAGGCACTCCTGCCCTTCGCAGAGGCAGAAGCCTTCCTCAAGAAAGCTGTGGTGCAGGCCCCGCAGGTCACAG AAGTCCTTTAA
- the MAP7D1 gene encoding MAP7 domain-containing protein 1 isoform X3 codes for MESGSRSEPGAGAAPDVAARTPPEPRPSPEGDPSPPPPPPPMSALVPDTPPDTPPAMKNTTGPKQLPLEPESPPELVGPRPAPKQEESPFSEVKIRGPTPPATGPRDARPPRRSSQPSPTAGSAADSPPAKQDAKKAGERHKLAKERREERAKYLAAKKAVWLEKEEKAKVLREKQLQERRRRLEEQRLKAEQRRAALEERQRQKLEKNKERYEAAIQRSVKKTWAEIRQQRWSWAGALHHSSPGRKPSGSRCSVSAVNLPKHVDSIINKRLSKSSATLWNSPSRNRSLQLSPWESSIVDRLMTPTLSFLARSRSAVTLPRNGRDQAVPVCPRSASASPLTPCSAPRSGHRCAPAGERRKASAGGSPAPARLRPEASLVQKKEKKDKERENEKEKSALARERSLKKRQSLPASPRARLSTGNAEFSPKSKARPSSPSTSWHRPASPCLSPGPGHALPPKPPSPRGTTASPKGRVRRKDEAKETLSVAGPEDKNQSKGKALDEKEPAAPASPAPSPVPSPTPAQPQEEQPTEIPAGGQGEKRPKDTAVLTSPPAPAPLVTPGKPMAGTTDREEATRLLAEKRRQAREQREREEQERRLQAERDKRMREEQLAREAEARAEREAEARRREEQEAREKAQAEQEELERLQKQKEEAEARSREEAERQRLEREKHFQREEQERQERKKRLEEIMKRTRKSEAAETKQKQDRKEAKANNSSPGIDPVKAMEARSSGLQKEAVQKEELAPQEPQWSLPNKESPGSLVNGLQPLPAHQENGFSPKGSSGDKSLGRTPEALLPFAEAEAFLKKAVVQAPQVTEVL; via the exons ATGGAGAGCGGCTCACGTTCGGAGCCCGGTGCCGGCGCAGCCCCAG ATGTGGCAGCCAGGACCCCTCCAGAGCCAAGACCTTCTCCAGAAGGTGACCCCTCCCCGCCGCCGCCACCACCACCGATGTCAGCCCTGGTGCCCGACACTCCCCCGGACACCCCTCCCGCCATGAAGAACACCACTGGCCCTAAGCAGCTCCCACTGGAACCAGAAAGCCCCCCAGAGCTGGTAGGGCCTAGGCCAGCCCCGAAGCAGGAAGAGTCCCCTTTCTCAGAAGTGAAGATCAGGGGACCCACCCCACCAGCCACAGGCCCACGGGATGCCAGGCCTCCTCGAAGGAGCAGCCAGCCATCCCCAACAGCAGGGTCAGCGGCCGACAGCCCTCCTGCGAAGCAAG ATGCAAAGAAGGCAGGAGAGAGACACAAGCTGGCGAAGGAGCGGAGGGAAGAGCGGGCCAAGTACCTGG CGGCCAAGAAGGCGGTGTggctggagaaggaggagaaggccaAGGTGCTGCGGGAGAAGCAGCTCCAGGAGCGCCGGCGGCGGCTGGAGGAGCAGCGGCTCAAAGCCGAGCAGCGCCGAGCAGCCCTGGAGGAGCGGCAGCGGCAGAAACTGGAGAAGAACAAG GAGCGATATGAAGCAGCCATCCAGCGGTCAGTGAAGAAGACGTGGGCTGAAATCCGGCAGCAGCGCTGGTCCTGGGCAGGGGCCCTGCACCACAGCTCCCCAGGACGGAAGCCCA GTGGGAGCAGGTGCTCCGTGTCGGCAGTAAACCTGCCCAAACACGTGGACTCTATAATCAACAAGCGGCTCTCAAAGTCCTCTGCCACGCTCTGGAACTCCCCCAGTAGAA ATCGCAGCCTGCAGCTGAGCCCATGGGAGAGCAGCATTGTGGACCGTCTGATGACGcccaccctctccttcctggCACGGAGTCGCAGTGCAGTCACCCTGCCCCGAAACGGCCGGGACCAGG CCGTGCCCGTGTGCCCTCGCTCGGCCTCCGCCAGCCCCCTGACGCCGTGCAGCGCCCCCCGAAGCGGGCACCGCTGCGCCCCCGCCGGGGAGCGCCGCAAGGCCAGCGCCGGGGGCAGCCCTGCCCCGGCACGCCTCCGGCCCGAGGCTTCGCTG GtgcagaaaaaggagaagaaggacaAGGAGCGGGAAAACGAGAAGGAGAAgagtgccctggcccgggagcgCAGCCTCAAGAAGCGCCAGTCGCTGCCGGCCTCTCCGCGCGCGCGCCTCTCCACTGGCAACGCGGAGTTCAG tcccAAATCCAAGGCCCGGCCATCCTCTCCCTCCACATCCTGGCACAGGCCTgcctctccctgcctcagcccaGGGCCAGGTCATGCTCTGCCCCCAAAACCACCGTCCCCCCGAGGTACCACTGCATCACCCAAGGGGCGGGTTCGGAGGAAGGATGAGGCAAAGGAGACCCTCAGTGTGGCGGGGCCTGAGGACAAGAACCAGAGCAAGGGCAAGGCACTTGACGAGAAGGAGCCTGCAGCCCCAGCCTCACCCGCACCCTCGCCTGTGccctcacccaccccagcccagccccaggaggAGCAGCCCACAGAGATCCCTGCAGGTGGGCAAGGAGAGAAGAGGCCAAAAG ATACAGCAGTCTTgacctcacccccagcccctgctcccctGGTGACCCCTGGCAAACCGATGGCTGGCACGACGGACCGAGAAGAGGCCACTAGGCTCCTGGCTGAGAAGCGGCGCCAGGCCCGGGAGCAGCGGGAGCGCGAGGAACAGGAGCGGAGGCTGCAGGCAGAAAGGGACAA GCGAATGCGAGAGGAGCAGCTGGCTCGGGAGGCCGAGGCCCGGGCAGAGCGGGAGGCGGAGGCCAGGAGGCGGGAGGAGCAGGAGGCCCGGGAGAAGGCTCAGGCGGAGCAGGAGGAACTGGAGCGGCTGCAGAAGCAG AAAGAGGAGGCCGAAGCTCGATCCCGAGAAGAAGCGGAGCGGCAGCGTCTGGAGCGAGAAAAGCACTTCCAGCGCGAAGAGCAGGAGCGGCAGGAGCGCAAAAAG CGCCTGGAGGAAATCATGAAGAGGACTCGGAAGTCAGAAGCTGCTGAAACCAAG CAGAAGCAGGACAGAAAGGAGGCAAAGGCCAACAATTCCAGCCCAG GGATAGACCCTGTGAAAGCCATGGAGGCTCGGTCTTCTGGGCTGCAGAAGGAGGCTGTGCAGAAAGAGGAGCTGGCCCCCCAGGAGCCTCAGTGGAG CCTGCCAAACAAGGAGTCGCCGGGGTCCCTGGTGAATGGCCTGCAGCCTCTCCCAGCGCACCAGGAGAATGGCTTCTCCCCTAAGGGATCCTCTGGGGACAAGAGTCTGGGCCGAACTCCAGAGGCACTCCTGCCCTTCGCAGAGGCAGAAGCCTTCCTCAAGAAAGCTGTGGTGCAGGCCCCGCAGGTCACAG AAGTCCTTTAA